The segment ATGAGCAGGTTCGGGTGAGTGAACATGCGGCCTCGATGGGCGGTTCCCAGATTTTTCTGGAACCTGGCGAACAGATGTCGGTCCGCGATTTGTTGAAGGGAATTGCCGTGGCTTCGGGCAATGATGCTTCGGTCGCGATGGCAGAACATATTGCAGGCACAGAAGAAGCCTTTGTCGAGATGATGAATCGGAAGGCGCAGGAACTCGGATTGAAGGATACGCACTTCATGAACGCCAGCGGGTTGCCGGAAGAGGGGCATGTAAGTTCGGCCTATGATATTGCCGTCATGTCGCGCGAACTGCTCAAATATGACACCATCACGCAATATACAAGCATTTATCAGGATTACTTGCGTCAAGACAGCAAAAATCCTTTCTGGCTGGTCAATACAAACAAGCTGGTTCGTTTTTATGAAGGGGTGGACGGACTGAAAACGGGGTATACCAGCGAAGCCGGGTTTTGTTTATCCGCGACGGCCAAAAAGGGAAAGATGCGCCTCATCGCTGTCGTGATGGGTGAACCGGACACCAAATCCCGCAACCGCGAAGTGAGCCGGCTGCTGGATTATGCGTTTGCCCAATACACCGTTCATCCGCTGTACGAAAAAGGCGACTTTATCGCGCATGTACAGGTCAACAAAGGAGCCCAGCGCCAAATTCCGCTCCACGCTCCGCAGCAGATCGGCATCTTGATGCAAAAAGGAGAAAAAATACAGGATTACGACACGGAAATTGTGCTCAACGAACCTCTGCAGGCGCCGCTGAAGCAGGGAGATGTATTGGGGTATGTCCGGGTATTAAAAGAGGGTCAGACCCGCCTGACTTACGAATTGACTGTGCCCCACGACATTCCAAAAGCCAACATCTGGCAGCTTTTTAAACGGACGAGCAAAGATCTCCTATTCCCATTCAAGTCTGGGAACTGAAGCCACTTCCTGACGAAAATATCGCGGCATAAGGCATCCCGCTTCTGTTTGGAAAGAGGCGGGAATTTTTTTGGACGGCCACTTGATCCGGGAACCATTTTCGCGCATTTTGTATTCTTTTTTCTACTTTTGTCGGAGGGAAGGAATTTTTGTGAAGCCCGTAGAAATAGCATGGTAAGAAATCATGATCACGGGGAGAAGGGAGCGCAATCATGGCCATCGCATGGGAACAGGACAGATACCGGGATCTTTTACTGGTTCGTCTGATCGGTGAATTGGATATGCAAACCGCAGAGTCTGTTCGTCAGATGTTGCAGGAGGAGCTTGCCAAAGGAACGGTGAAATCCTTGGTTCTCAACTTGCAAAGGCTTCAGTTTATGGACAGCTCCGGTCTCGGCGTGATCCTCGGCAGGTACAAAACCCTGCAAGCGTTGGGCGGAAAGTTGCTGATCTGCGGGGCAAACCCAACGGTCAGGCGATTGCTGGAGCTTTCAGGGGTTTTCAAAGTTTCCGCCGTTTTTGAGACAGAGGACGAGGCGCTTCAATCGATGGGGGTGATGACCCGTGAAAAGTAATTTCATGAGCATTTCCTTTGCTGCCGTGCCAGAAAACGTTTCTTTTGCCAGGGTGGTCGTGGCCGCTTTTGTTTCGCAGGTCGATCCGACGATGCAGGAATTGACCGATTTGCAAACGGTGGTGTCGGAGGCCGTCACCAATGCGATTGTGCATGGATACGACAACAACCCCGATGGGGTGGTTACGATCACGGCCAAGTTGATCGAGCAGGCCGTCGAGCTGACCGTCGAAGACCGAGGGGTAGGGATCGAAAACCTGGAAAAGGCCCGGGAACCGC is part of the Bacillus thermozeamaize genome and harbors:
- a CDS encoding D-alanyl-D-alanine carboxypeptidase, which translates into the protein MKTLTLILQISVCAALLFLFPAQGMAKEPADLAPQAVSAILMEASTGTILFEKNAHKKLPPASITKIMTMLLIMEAVEEGRITLDEQVRVSEHAASMGGSQIFLEPGEQMSVRDLLKGIAVASGNDASVAMAEHIAGTEEAFVEMMNRKAQELGLKDTHFMNASGLPEEGHVSSAYDIAVMSRELLKYDTITQYTSIYQDYLRQDSKNPFWLVNTNKLVRFYEGVDGLKTGYTSEAGFCLSATAKKGKMRLIAVVMGEPDTKSRNREVSRLLDYAFAQYTVHPLYEKGDFIAHVQVNKGAQRQIPLHAPQQIGILMQKGEKIQDYDTEIVLNEPLQAPLKQGDVLGYVRVLKEGQTRLTYELTVPHDIPKANIWQLFKRTSKDLLFPFKSGN
- a CDS encoding anti-sigma F factor antagonist, which translates into the protein MAIAWEQDRYRDLLLVRLIGELDMQTAESVRQMLQEELAKGTVKSLVLNLQRLQFMDSSGLGVILGRYKTLQALGGKLLICGANPTVRRLLELSGVFKVSAVFETEDEALQSMGVMTREK
- a CDS encoding anti-sigma F factor; protein product: MSISFAAVPENVSFARVVVAAFVSQVDPTMQELTDLQTVVSEAVTNAIVHGYDNNPDGVVTITAKLIEQAVELTVEDRGVGIENLEKAREPLYTTKPDKEHTGMGFTIMENFVNDIQIETALGKGTKIRFVKYLQANEAMYN